The genomic window GGGTCTCCAAAAGGACATAAACCATATTGAGATGGAATAGAGCAACCAACCGGAAAGATTTGAGAATACAAGTGCCCATACCCCAAAATCACACAATGCGAGTGTTATTCCCAAAATACCGGAAAAGATTCCAGAAATAAGTTTAGCGACAAAAGGCTTACGAAAATTCAATTCCCGTTGAAACAATGCGGTTTGCAGGGTTCCGAAAGAGCTGACAAAAAATGATAATGAGGTCACATAAACAATACTTTTCAGAGCCGGCATATCATAAAACCAAGCAAATACAGGAGCACAGCCAAAAACGAGGAGAGAACAAAGGGCTCCTACAGAGATATTTATCCAAAAGATAGTAGAAGTTTCTATAATGGAAATGCTTTTTTTACGAATTACAGCACTGCTAAAGCCGAAATCCACCAAAAAATCAAGGATTGAATTGAGTACCATAGCCATACTTACCAAACCGAAATCGGCGGGGGTAAGTAATCTGGCAAGTACTAACGAAACAATGAAATTCCTTAATTGATTCACCATTATATTAAGGAAATTCCAACTTGTCGCTTTCAGCCCTTTTGCTTTTAATTCAGAAACATTTGCCATGTATTGACGTTTTAGTTGCTGTCAGTGGATTGAGTCACATAAAATGCAATTTTATCACTTGTATGACGGCAAGCCTTTATCTATTACAATCGTCCGTCCACAATATCACGGGGCAATAAGCCTTTAACATCGTAGATTACACCACCTTCTTTGACAAGCGATTTCACGTCTAGTTCAAGGAACTGCTTGTGGGCTACACCCAGAATAACAGCATCGAATTTTTCGATGGGAAGTTCGGTGGTTATATCTATGCCATATTCATGTTTTACCACATCGGCATTGGCCCAAGGATCGTACACCGTAACATTGTTGGTATACTCCTGCAAAGTAGTATAAATATCTACAATTTTGGTGTTGCGCACATCGGGGCAGTTTTCTTTGAAGGTAACACCCATCAGCAATATCTTGGCATTTTTCACCATCACACCCTTTTTGTTCATGCACTTGATGGTTTGGTTAGCCACGTATGCACCCATACCATCATTCAAGCGGCGAGCAGAAAACATAATGCGTGGAAGTACACCATATACCTGTGCTTTTTGAATGAGATAATAAGGGTCAACACTGATACAATGACCACCTACGAGTCCAGGGTTGAGCTTAATAAAGTTCCACTTGCTTGCTGCTGCTTCAATCACATCATGCGTATCAATACCCATAGCATTGAAAATCTTGGCAAGCTCGTTCATAAAGGCAATGTTCACATCGCGCTGTGAATTTTCGATAATTTTCGAAGCTTCGGCCACTTTGATTGAAGGGGCTTTATGCGTTCCATTTACCAATACAGCATTGTACACACTATCTACAATATCAGCTATTTCCGGAGTAGAACCGGAAGTCACTTTTTTGATTTTCTCCACCGTGTGCTCCTTGTCTCCCGGATTGATACGTTCGGGCGAATAACCGGCAAAAAAATCTTCATTAAATTTCAGACCCGATATGCGCTCTACAACGGGAAGACACTCTTCTTCGGTTACACCGGGATAAACTGTTGATTCGTAAACTACAATGTCGCCTTTCGAAATGACCTTTCCTACAGTTTCACTGGCACCCCAAAGCGGCTTTAAATCGGGACGATTGTTATCGTCAACCGGAGTGGGAACTGCTACCACGTAGAAATTACAATCGCGAATTTCTTCCAAATCAGTTGTACACTTGAAGCCATTTGCAATAGCATCCTGAAGCAAACAATCATCAACTTCGAGAGTTGCATCATGACCGGTCATCAAAGCATCTACACGTGCCTGGTTCATATCGAAGCCAACAGTGGCAAACTTAGTTGAAAACAGTCGGGCAAGAGGAAGTCCTACGTAACCCAAGCCTATTACGGCGATTTTTATGTTGTCCATCTTTAATAAATTGGTTTAATTATTATCTCTAATTCTTAGCTCATACCTATACAAATTGATGCAAGAACCATCATTTTTATTTTCAACCACCCATAAAAGAATCAGCTCACCTGAATCTTTTTGTCAGGACCACAGCTGCTAACTGAGGGCGATGAGCTATAAAACTCAAACCCATTAGCGCTACATCTACAAAAAAATCTTGGACTTGCTTACTATGGGATTTCCCAGTTTTACACCAGCTAACAAAATGTTCACAATTATTGCTTACAAGATTGTATTCGCCAAAATCTATAAAGCCTGCAAACACTAACAAAGCCCTATTCCGAGCAATAATCCTGCTATTTAAATCTTCATGCTTAGAATCTACTCTTTTAAGCTTACTATTCCACTTCTGAAATGCCCGATTGCTTACTTCATGTAAGTCTTCCTTTATTATATGTGGAACAGATAGAGTATCACCTCTAGAGAAATGAATAACATGTTCTTCTTCGATAACTATCAAATGATGCATAGCAGGAAAGAGACCACCTATCATAAACCGATGCTGGTATTGTTGTCCTATTTTAGATTGATGAAACATTTTAAAAAAAGTTTCGTTGCCAACCATGCAAATCAAAGCAAAATCGTCACCAAAAACACTTCGTAATTCAACTAGTGCTGGCATTGCTTTACCTTTTCCTTTACTATAGAAATAAGAGGCATTATTATAAGCAATAGACCTATTCATAATTAAACTGTGGCGTGTATTCATATATCTCTGCATTGATTGCAAATCTTTTAACTGAAACCTTCTCTATACTAAAGAATATCAAAGAAGCCATTTTGAAACATCGTTGAAATATTACTTCTCCCTCAGCATATATAGCAAATTGATACCTGTTGGATGAATATTTTGCAACAATAGGAGTTCCAAAAGCAATATGCTGCAATGAAGATTTATTAATCATTTCATGATTCCTCAAAAAATCACCAAACATAAGAATAGTTTAAAATACATCAATTAGGCGCACTCCGCATGGCAGACATCGACCGCTACCATCGCTCCCTCGGTTGGCTGGGCTGCGGCTACCATTATGTGATTCCTACAGACGGCACCATCGAAGCGGGCAGACCCGAAGAAATGATTGGAGCACATTGCAAGAACCATAACCGTCATTCCATCGGGGTATGCTATATCGGTGGTTTGGCTGCCGATGGCAAAACTCCTATGGACACCCGAACACCTGCCCAAAAGAAGGCTTTGGAACGGTTGCTTGCGGACTTGCACCGCAGATTCCCTAAAGCATTGATTGTGGGTCATCACGATTTGGAACCTACAAAAGCATGCCCCTGTTTTTCAGTGGCAAGTCTTCGATTTTAGTTGACTTCCTCGCTATGGTTGTTTCCCAAGCTGCAAGACAATGAGTGTCACTGCCAGTCAAGTAATAGAAGCCGTTCTTCAACAGCCATTCGGCTTTCTTTTTGACTTCCGACCCGTAGCCACCAACGATGCTGGACAAATTGAGCTGGAAGAGTACGTTCATCCCTTTCAGTTGCCGGTAATCACTTTCATCCATATACACATACCGTTCGGGATGTGCCAGGACGGGGACATAGCCTTTCGACTTGATGCGGAGCAGGATGTTGTTCAACCCCATCGGTGGGTTAAAATAAGAGGTTTCCACCAACAGGTGTTTCCCTTCCTTCCCCAAAGGAAGCAGGTCATTCTTCGCGAGCCGCTCTTCAAACAGGTTGTCGAGCATGTTTTCCGCAGCAAGGTGAAGAGTGATTTTGCCTTGATAGGCGGCATTCAGTTCCATAAACCGTTGTTTCAAATCCTCCGTACGGTTCGAAATGTCCTCCATGATGTGGGGTGTCAGCCAAACCTCGCTGATACCCAACTCCTCATAATGGGAGAGAACTTGCAAGGATTCCTGCATCGTCTGCACCCCGTCGTCCACACCCGGCAGGATGTGCGAATGCCAGTCGGTAAACCCCTCGAATATACCGCTATCTTTCAGTGGGATACGTTTCCTAAAACACCACACGACAATGTCTGTTTTTTGTATAGGATATCTATTTTTTTTAATTATTTGACAACCAACCATTTACCCCCCCCGTTTTTTATCCGAGCCATAATGGTATCCCGAACCGTAACCGTAGTGATAACCATAGCGGTAGCCGTAACGGTATCCGTAGCGACCACCGCTTCCCTCGGTTCCATTCAGGATCAGGGACATGTTCTTGTATTTCTTCTCCTCGTAGATTTTCTCCAGTTCAGCAAGCATACTCCGTTCAAGTAATCCTGCACGAACCACGAAAATGGTACGGTCTGCCAGCTTCTCGATAATCTGCGTGTCGGCCACCAGTTCGATGGGCGGACAGTCGATCAGCACATAGTCGTATTGCCCCCTTACGGTATCTATCACCTGCTTCAGGCGTTCGTCGAACAATAGTTCCGTTGGGTTGGGAGGAATCGTCCCCACGGGTAGTATATCCATAGATTTTTGCTTCGGATCGGATACGATGATTTCGTTCAGGTTATCGATACTGCCTCCCAAATAGTCGCTCAATCCCCTGGCAGGAGAGTCGATATAGGATGACGCAGATCCGTGACGCAGGTCACCGTCGATTACCAGCACTTTCTTCCCTTTGATGGCAAAGCTCACGGCGATGTTCATGGTCAGGAACGATTTGCCGCTGCCCGGATTGAACGAGGTCACGATAATGACATTCGATGTCTTGTCCTTGCCGGTCATAAACTCCAGGTTGGTACGCAATACGCGGAATGCCTCGTTGATGATGTCACGGCTACCCTCCTTGACGACAACGGCCTTGACTTCCTGTGGCTTCTTTCCGAATATCCCTTTCTTCTTTCTTGTGAACAGCGGAATCTCACCGATGAACGGCACGGTCACGTTTTCCAGGTCTTTTCTTCCCCGTACACGGGTATTCATGTTCTCGCGCATGAAGATGATGACTACCGGAATGAGCAGCCCCAGAGCAAATGCGACCATAAAGATGTTTTTGCGTACAGGAGATGTCGGCAACATACTGCCGTGCGGTGGAGTGACAATGCGGGTATTATAGGCCGTAAATGCTTGCGAGAGTTCGTTCTCCTCGCGTTTTTGCAGCAGGAACAGGTAAAGAGCCTCCTTTACCTTCTGCTGGCGTTCCACCGAAAGCAGGTATTTGGCCTGTGTAGGGTTGGCCGCTATACGTGATGTTGTCTGTTGCTCCGTCTGCCGCAAACTTTTTATCTGCGAATTCAAGGTTACTATCTGATTGTCGATAGACCTGATTATCGCCCCACGCATGGATGCCAGAGCCTGATCCATATCCACGACCAGCGGATTTTCTGCGCTGCTGTTCGCAACCAGGCTGTTACGCTGCAACAGTTGTTTGTTGTATTCGGCGATCTGCGATTCAATATTGGCACTTTCTATGCCGGAGTTGGCCGGAAGCAATTGAGTGCGGTTGGCATCGTTGGCTAAATAGTTCCGGATATAGCGGGTCATGTAGAGCTGGTTGTTCAAGGCCAGGATCTGTGCGTTGGTCTGACTACTCTGCGCCATGTACATGCTCGATGCCGCCTGCACGTCGGGTAACAGGTGTTCTGACTTGTAGGAGGAAATATCCTCGTCCACGTTCCCCAGCTCCTGTTCGATTACGCCCAGACGCTCATTGATGAACATTGAGGTACTGACAGCGATCTGGTTCTTGTCCTTCACCCAGTTCTCGTTATAAACGGAAATCAACATGCTCAATACATCTTCCGCCCGCTGAGTGGAGTTATCCTTTAGGGACAAGTCTATAACCGACGCTTTCTCATTATTCAATGAAATGGACAGATTGGACGAGTAGGAGTTTACAGCATTATACAAACTGGATTTGCTTATATACAATATATATGCCTCGCCTTTCACGTAATTGGGTGTTGTATGGATAATGATTTTTCCCAATGGTGTAGGAATGGAGTCAAGCAAGCTTCCCTTTATATCCTTTCCGTCAAGCTCCGTCCCGTTACGTGTGAAGTCGGATAGGAATAACGTGCCGTCCGGCTGTACTTCCAGCGTAAAACCGGCTGATTCATTTTCAGGCAAGTCACTTATCGTTACATCCACTGGTAATGTCAGTCCATAGGCCACCTTACGGTGGAATTTTCCCGGAACGAAGTAATTCATATCCAAACGCAACCGTTTAACCACCTCGGTCATTAAAGCCGGCGACTGAAAGGTGATGAGTTCGTTATTCACATTTGTTCCGGATTGGAACAGCCCAAACTCCGAGAAGGATTCCAGATCCGAGGAAACCGACTTGCCTTTGGAATCTTCCTTGATCAATACCGAAGCGGTACGTGTATATACGGCAGGGGTACGTAACAGATGGACGGTAGCGGCACCGACCGTTACCACTAAAGACAAGACGAACCACTGCCACTTCGCAAGGCACAGGAACAACAGATCCTGTATCCGCAGGAAATCATCTTGCTGTCCCGGTTTTGTATTTTTTGGGTTTATAGTCATCATATCTGATTCTATGTTATTTTACGATCAACACGGTAATGGTGGTCAGCAATGAGGCCAACGACATCCAGAAGGAGGCAGAACGGACGTTATTGCCGTTGACAGTCGCCTGCCGTGCTTTCATCGAGTTGGGTTCCACATAAACGATATCGTTCTGCTGCAGATAATACACGGGAGAGGCATAAAGGTCATATCCCGAATTCAGGTTGACCTGATACAAGGTCTGTTTGCCGTTTTCCTCCCGTTGTACCAAGACATTCTCCCGTTTCCCGTAGACGGTAAGGTCTCCGGCCATGCTTAAAGCGTCCAAAAGCGTCAGCTTGTCCTTGTCGATATTGAAACGTCCGGGGTTGGCAACCTCACCCAACACGGAAACGGTCAGGTTCATGAACTCAACTGTAACAACGGGGTCTTTCACGAGATTCTTCGAAACCAGTTCCTCTTTTATATACGAGGCGATTTCCTCGCGTGTCATTCCCGCCACATGGATATGCCCCAACACTGGAAAATCGATATCTCCATCCTTGTTGATCGTATATCCTGATATCCCCTGGCTATTGGATGTTCCCGATGCCGTACCGATCTGCCTGGATATGATCGGAAGATTGAAAAGGTTCATCAACAAGGGGTCCTTGCTGTTGACCAGTATTGAGATCTTGTCTTCGGGACGCACCCGGATTTCCAGCGGGTTCAAGACTTGCTCTGCGGTACCCGGTTTCAGGTCCGTGAAATAAGCGACTTCCGGTGTGGCACATGATCCCAGCAGGAAAGCCACGGTCAATAAGAATAAAATGTATCTGATTTTCATATTTTATTGATTTTTATTTGTTGGTTTTCTGTTCCGATTGAAGTTGTCCGATAGATTTCGTCAGCCTGATGTTGGCAAGAGTCCATATCAGGATATCGCCCAGCACGATCCAGTTCACATTGAGATAAAGGGACAGAAGAATATTGAACAGTATGAATATAGTTGACACGGAAACAATGATAATCATGGCATTGCGCTGCTTTATTCCGAGAGCAAGCAGCTTATGGTGGATATGATTCTTGTCCGGCAGGAACGGGTTCTTCCCGTTGCGTACCCGATGCAGGTAGACTCGGACCACGTCGCAGCAAGGAGCCAGCAGGGGTGAGAAAGCCAGCACCATCGGGTTTATATATCCTGTATTATCATCCGTTCCGCACATAATTAGTTTGAGACTGAGAAAACAGAGCATCATGCCGACGGTCAGGCTACCCGTGTCGCCCATGAAGATCTTCCGGCCATGTTCGGGATTTCCGAAAACATTGTAATAGAAGAACGATACCAACACTCCCAATGTGGCGAACGCCAGTATGGCATAGACATACTGGTGGAGCATGAAAAAAGTCAGACCGTAAAACAGGCAGGCGACACCGCATAGCCCGGAAGCCAATCCGTCAATGCCGTCAATCAGATTGATGGCATTGATGATGAAGACCACGATTAAAATGGTCAAGGGATACCCTAACCATAACGGCACCACATGAATGCCTAGGATACCGTATAGGTTGTTGATATATACCCCACCGGCGATAAGCATCACGCCGCACAGAATCTGGATGACAAACTTGGCACGATAACGGATGCCGATCAGGTCATCGGCCATGCCAACCAGATATAGTACCATGATGGAGCAGAAAGCAAAAGCCAAAGGCCGTACATCGTTTCCGATTTCAGACAACATTTCCGAATGTCCCAGTACCATATTGATTCCCAGTAATAAGGCTATTGTGAAAAAGACTACCGGCTTGAACGCGATACCACCCAATCGGGGCACCGCACAATGATGTATCTTCCGTTCATCGGGAAGGTCGAACAGCTGTTTGCGAAAAGCGATTAGCAGAATCTGGGGAATGACGATACCCGCACAGAGAACACAAAGCAAAAATGCCAGTGAACAATTTACAATCCAAAAATACATATATTCAGATATTGTTTTTTATTTGCGTAAAACCGTGAATGAGGATTCCAGACTTTTCCATATCAGGAAATGACTTCAATCAAATCGGGATGAACCTCAGCCGATATCCCCATAATCCCCTCAAGCATTACGACCACTCGGCGGTTGCGTTTCCCTTTTACCCGCATAAACACACCCTTAACTCCATCAAGCTTGCCGCCGTGAATACATACACGGGTACCTTTCCGTACGTCGATTTCATCCGGCTTATAA from Parabacteroides distasonis ATCC 8503 includes these protein-coding regions:
- a CDS encoding lecithin retinol acyltransferase family protein codes for the protein MQRYMNTRHSLIMNRSIAYNNASYFYSKGKGKAMPALVELRSVFGDDFALICMVGNETFFKMFHQSKIGQQYQHRFMIGGLFPAMHHLIVIEEEHVIHFSRGDTLSVPHIIKEDLHEVSNRAFQKWNSKLKRVDSKHEDLNSRIIARNRALLVFAGFIDFGEYNLVSNNCEHFVSWCKTGKSHSKQVQDFFVDVALMGLSFIAHRPQLAAVVLTKRFR
- a CDS encoding nucleotide sugar dehydrogenase, whose product is MDNIKIAVIGLGYVGLPLARLFSTKFATVGFDMNQARVDALMTGHDATLEVDDCLLQDAIANGFKCTTDLEEIRDCNFYVVAVPTPVDDNNRPDLKPLWGASETVGKVISKGDIVVYESTVYPGVTEEECLPVVERISGLKFNEDFFAGYSPERINPGDKEHTVEKIKKVTSGSTPEIADIVDSVYNAVLVNGTHKAPSIKVAEASKIIENSQRDVNIAFMNELAKIFNAMGIDTHDVIEAAASKWNFIKLNPGLVGGHCISVDPYYLIQKAQVYGVLPRIMFSARRLNDGMGAYVANQTIKCMNKKGVMVKNAKILLMGVTFKENCPDVRNTKIVDIYTTLQEYTNNVTVYDPWANADVVKHEYGIDITTELPIEKFDAVILGVAHKQFLELDVKSLVKEGGVIYDVKGLLPRDIVDGRL
- a CDS encoding N-acetylmuramoyl-L-alanine amidase, whose amino-acid sequence is MHQLGALRMADIDRYHRSLGWLGCGYHYVIPTDGTIEAGRPEEMIGAHCKNHNRHSIGVCYIGGLAADGKTPMDTRTPAQKKALERLLADLHRRFPKALIVGHHDLEPTKACPCFSVASLRF
- a CDS encoding MraY family glycosyltransferase, producing the protein MYFWIVNCSLAFLLCVLCAGIVIPQILLIAFRKQLFDLPDERKIHHCAVPRLGGIAFKPVVFFTIALLLGINMVLGHSEMLSEIGNDVRPLAFAFCSIMVLYLVGMADDLIGIRYRAKFVIQILCGVMLIAGGVYINNLYGILGIHVVPLWLGYPLTILIVVFIINAINLIDGIDGLASGLCGVACLFYGLTFFMLHQYVYAILAFATLGVLVSFFYYNVFGNPEHGRKIFMGDTGSLTVGMMLCFLSLKLIMCGTDDNTGYINPMVLAFSPLLAPCCDVVRVYLHRVRNGKNPFLPDKNHIHHKLLALGIKQRNAMIIIVSVSTIFILFNILLSLYLNVNWIVLGDILIWTLANIRLTKSIGQLQSEQKTNK
- a CDS encoding GumC family protein, yielding MTINPKNTKPGQQDDFLRIQDLLFLCLAKWQWFVLSLVVTVGAATVHLLRTPAVYTRTASVLIKEDSKGKSVSSDLESFSEFGLFQSGTNVNNELITFQSPALMTEVVKRLRLDMNYFVPGKFHRKVAYGLTLPVDVTISDLPENESAGFTLEVQPDGTLFLSDFTRNGTELDGKDIKGSLLDSIPTPLGKIIIHTTPNYVKGEAYILYISKSSLYNAVNSYSSNLSISLNNEKASVIDLSLKDNSTQRAEDVLSMLISVYNENWVKDKNQIAVSTSMFINERLGVIEQELGNVDEDISSYKSEHLLPDVQAASSMYMAQSSQTNAQILALNNQLYMTRYIRNYLANDANRTQLLPANSGIESANIESQIAEYNKQLLQRNSLVANSSAENPLVVDMDQALASMRGAIIRSIDNQIVTLNSQIKSLRQTEQQTTSRIAANPTQAKYLLSVERQQKVKEALYLFLLQKREENELSQAFTAYNTRIVTPPHGSMLPTSPVRKNIFMVAFALGLLIPVVIIFMRENMNTRVRGRKDLENVTVPFIGEIPLFTRKKKGIFGKKPQEVKAVVVKEGSRDIINEAFRVLRTNLEFMTGKDKTSNVIIVTSFNPGSGKSFLTMNIAVSFAIKGKKVLVIDGDLRHGSASSYIDSPARGLSDYLGGSIDNLNEIIVSDPKQKSMDILPVGTIPPNPTELLFDERLKQVIDTVRGQYDYVLIDCPPIELVADTQIIEKLADRTIFVVRAGLLERSMLAELEKIYEEKKYKNMSLILNGTEGSGGRYGYRYGYRYGYHYGYGSGYHYGSDKKRGG
- a CDS encoding polysaccharide biosynthesis/export family protein yields the protein MKIRYILFLLTVAFLLGSCATPEVAYFTDLKPGTAEQVLNPLEIRVRPEDKISILVNSKDPLLMNLFNLPIISRQIGTASGTSNSQGISGYTINKDGDIDFPVLGHIHVAGMTREEIASYIKEELVSKNLVKDPVVTVEFMNLTVSVLGEVANPGRFNIDKDKLTLLDALSMAGDLTVYGKRENVLVQREENGKQTLYQVNLNSGYDLYASPVYYLQQNDIVYVEPNSMKARQATVNGNNVRSASFWMSLASLLTTITVLIVK
- a CDS encoding tyrosine-protein phosphatase, with protein sequence MWCFRKRIPLKDSGIFEGFTDWHSHILPGVDDGVQTMQESLQVLSHYEELGISEVWLTPHIMEDISNRTEDLKQRFMELNAAYQGKITLHLAAENMLDNLFEERLAKNDLLPLGKEGKHLLVETSYFNPPMGLNNILLRIKSKGYVPVLAHPERYVYMDESDYRQLKGMNVLFQLNLSSIVGGYGSEVKKKAEWLLKNGFYYLTGSDTHCLAAWETTIARKSTKIEDLPLKNRGMLL